The sequence below is a genomic window from Thermodesulfobacteriota bacterium.
AGGCCCAGGGTTCTAAAGATGCCGTTGTAGATGCAAGCGGCTCGCTAAGAACCTTGGCTGTGAGCCTTATGAAGATAGCCAATGATATCAGATGGTTAGGAAGTGGTCCAAGATGCGGAATTGGAGAGATAATGATCCCTCCTGTTCAGCCTGGATCATCCATTATGCCGGGTAAAGTAAACCCGGTGATACCTGAGGCAGTTTGTCAGGTGGCAGCTCAGGTAATTGGAAATGACCTTACAATTTCTATTGGAGGTCAGTTTGGAAATTTCGAGCTAAACGTTATGATGCCGGTTAAAGGCCACAACCTACTTCAGTCAATTGAGCTTATGGCAAGAGCATCAAATGTATTCGCAGATAAATGCATTAAAGGAATTAAAGCAGATAAGAAACGCTGTGAGGAAATGATTGAACAAAGCCTTGCCATGTGCACAAGCCTTGCCCCTGTAATTGGTTATGACAACGCGGCCAAGATTGCTAAAGAGGCGTATGCTACCGGAAAAACAGTAAGGCAAGTAGCGCTTGAGCAAAAAGTGCTTCCGGCAGAGAAATTAAATGAGCTTCTTGATCCATGGTCAATGACAGAGCCCGGAACAAAAAAATAGAAAAATACTGATACTAATTAGGGGGCGCAGAAAAATGCGTTCCCTATATCTTCTCAAATGCCCTTCTAACTATTTCTTTACCACCTGTTTCAATTATGTGCCTGTGAGTCACACTGACTCTATCAAAATCCCAAGACAAAATTTTATCTGCTGACTCTCTAGCCTTTTTTCTGTCTCTTATTAGTAGTCTTACAAGTCTTGGGACGCTTGGATTTTTGTATACACCCTCCGCCCAGGCGTAGAATTTCTCTGAAAGACTATTGGTCGAGGCTACGTTAAACACAATGTCAGTGAATAATACTGTTTTACTTTTGGGATGATAAAAAACAACTTCATTAAACATTGGTATACCTTTGAATACTTCATATAGGATCTCATCTCCCAAGTTTAGGGAATCTTGCTCATCAAACTCAGCAGTGAATCTTATATCCTTTCTTTTTTTAGCTAACCCTTTGGCGCCCCAGACTTGGGCATTTGGATATTTATCTACGTAATCCACTACGTGTAAATGATGAAATTTATTAGGAGCTATTACATATTTTACTTCTCCGATTTCATTGAGATCTGACGTGAGTTGATCATTTAATTTGACTGGAGAATGCAAAAATAGCTCACCCGAATTAAGCCTTATAACACTCATTCTGCCGCCAAAATCAACTCCGGCAAATTTCTGAACAGACTCAACTGTCCAGATATCTTCATCTACTTTATGAACTTGCCATTTCATATAAGATAGTAAACAGTTAGAGCATCATTTTAGCAAGAAAATTATTTACAAAGAACTATAAATGATACGAAATATAATGTATCCTAGAGCTTCATAAAATTAGATGAAAGATCTGGTTAGGAGGACAAAAATGCTTCGCTATTCAATATTGGCAATATTAATAATTATTCTCCCACTATTTGCCTGCAGTACAGTAAAAACAGGAAAAGATATTGCAATAGATTCGCCGCTTAAAAAATCAAGAAAGAATCAGTCATTAAGTGAGGCAAGACAAGAGGTAGAAAAATCAAGAAGACAGCTTGATAATTGTCTTGAACGCTACTCAGGCGATGAGTCAAAGTGCACAAGAGAAAAAGAGAACTATGATCAGGATGTTGAAGAGTACGCCAACATTCAGGCAAGCTAAACAAACTATTAATACACAAAAACATCAAGGGTTTGAGCAATGGCAAAATATATAATGATGAGCGTTTTAACCGATGAAGGCCGCAAGACCATGAAGATGAGGCCAGAGCGGATCAAGGAAGTAAATAAAGAGATAGAGAAGATGGGTGTTGAGGTACTTACACAATATGCGGTGATAGGTCCTTATGATTTTGTAAACATTGTCGAAGCCCCTGACAACGAAACAATAACAAAAGTATCTACTGAGCTAGGTGCAAGAGGAACAGTCCAGATTATGACTCTTGCGGCAATACCAATAGCTGATTTTGAGAAACAACTGTCGAAGAAATCAAAGAAGCCCTCAAAAAAGAACTAGAACCTTAGTTGAAAATCAAAGATAAAATCAGCCTCAGCAATATCGCTTGTTGGTCCTGCCACAGGGAACTGCACGGCAAAGCCCGGGCTTATTCTTTTTCCAAATCTAATTCCCGGAGTTAAGAACAAATCTGTCTTCCTATCGATATTGTCTGACGTTAGGGTGTAGCCGTCAAACTCTAAAAATACTGTGGGAGATATTATATTTATTGGTACATTTACCCCTGCTGCAGCGCTGTAGTTAAGCCTGAATTCAAAACTATTTCCCTCAAAATTCTCAGCATTAAACATATAATCCGTAGCTAGATAGGTCTGAAGACTAAATGCATCTTTCCACATTGCGCCTGAAATATATGGAGTCACTGTAAAAGCCTGATATATGTATGTAGGCAAATCTCTTCTATAACTTGTAACGACTGATAGCCTGTCCTGACCGTCTGTGAACCCTGTTGGAATAGTAAAATCAAGCCCACCTGAGACTACATAATTAGTTGATTTTATTACAAC
It includes:
- a CDS encoding GYD domain-containing protein translates to MAKYIMMSVLTDEGRKTMKMRPERIKEVNKEIEKMGVEVLTQYAVIGPYDFVNIVEAPDNETITKVSTELGARGTVQIMTLAAIPIADFEKQLSKKSKKPSKKN
- a CDS encoding DUF4336 domain-containing protein, which encodes MKWQVHKVDEDIWTVESVQKFAGVDFGGRMSVIRLNSGELFLHSPVKLNDQLTSDLNEIGEVKYVIAPNKFHHLHVVDYVDKYPNAQVWGAKGLAKKRKDIRFTAEFDEQDSLNLGDEILYEVFKGIPMFNEVVFYHPKSKTVLFTDIVFNVASTNSLSEKFYAWAEGVYKNPSVPRLVRLLIRDRKKARESADKILSWDFDRVSVTHRHIIETGGKEIVRRAFEKI